Proteins encoded by one window of Juglans regia cultivar Chandler chromosome 15, Walnut 2.0, whole genome shotgun sequence:
- the LOC109003471 gene encoding beta-amyrin 11-oxidase-like, protein MEFIIWSILAVLLGVYVFVFQFLKGFNEWYYVGRLGKTQYPLPPGDMGWPFIGSLRAFLKAFRSGDPESFMHNLFSKYEKTGIYKTYLFGSPCVIVTIPETCRRVLTDDETFKLGYPKAVRILTGRTSFHNLSGSEHKRLRRLTTSPINGHEELAGHIDMIEGIVATAIEECASMKKPIELLTECRRIGFQVITNIFISSYCKTINISSVESLYNDLNIGMKSQAINLPGFAFHRGLKARKKLIKIFQSILEQKKAEMKANMNSNQTEAKKDLMDLLLGVRDEDGRGLEEEDIIDLIIVFMLAGHESSAHISMWAVIYLSQHPEVFRKAKEEQVEIVKRRPSTQKGLSLAEIRQMDYLSKVINETLRRASITVSIFREAKVDVNLNGYLIPKGWKALVWNRSVHMDPELYENPKQFDPSRWDNYKPKLGSFIPFGAGVRVCPGSALARLEISAFLHYLLLNYTVELVNPDCPVTYVPTARPTDLGLARIIKVT, encoded by the exons ATGGAGTTTATCATCTGGTCGATTCTTGCAGTTCTTCTAGGTGTTTATGTCTTTGTATTCCAATTTCTGAAGGGATTCAATGAGTGGTATTATGTTGGTAGGCTTGGGAAAACACAATACCCTCTCCCACCTGGAGATATGGGATGGCCTTTCATTGGCTCTCTCCGAGCCTTCCTCAAAGCTTTTAGATCCGGTGACCCTGAATCCTTCATGCACAACCTTTTTtccaa ATATGAAAAGACTGGTATCTATAAGACCTACTTGTTTGGAAGTCCCTGTGTTATTGTTACCATCCCAGAAACATGCCGAAGAGTTCTGACAGATGACGAGACATTCAAACTTGGCTATCCTAAGGCAGTAAGGATCCTTACGGGCCGTACATCATTCCACAATCTTTCAGGGTCTGAGCACAAGCGCCTGCGGCGATTAACCACATCCCCTATCAATGGCCATGAGGAGCTGGCCGGACATATTGACATGATCGAGGGCATTGTGGCAACTGCAATTGAAGAGTGCGCTAGCATGAAGAAGCCAATTGAGCTCTTAACTGAGTGCAGGCGGATTGGTTTTCAGGTCATCACGAATATTTTCATCAGCAGCTATTGCAAAACTATTAATATATCCTCAGTAGAGAGCTTATATAATGACCTAAATATTGGAATGAAGTCTCAGGCTATTAATCTCCCTGGATTTGCATTCCATAGAGGTTTGAAG GCACGAAAGAAATTGATCAAGATCTTTCAGTCCATACTAGAACAAAAGAAGGCCGAAATGAAGGCCAACATGAATTCGAATCAAACAGAGGCAAAAAAAGATCTGATGGATTTACTTTTGGGAGTCAGAGATGAAGATGGTAGAGGATTGGAGGAGGAGGATATCATAGATTTAATTATCGTGTTCATGTTAGCTGGTCATGAAAGCTCTGCACATATTTCAATGTGGGCAGTCATCTATCTGTCCCAACACCCTGAGGTCTTTAGAAAAGCCAAA GAAGAGCAAGTGGAGATCGTGAAGAGAAGACCTTCCACACAGAAAGGCCTGAGCCTTGCGGAAATAAGACAAATGGATTATCTTTCCAAG GTAATTAATGAGACCTTGCGCAGAGCTAGCATCACAGTTTCAATTTTTAGAGAAGCGAAAGTGGATGTTAACCTCAACG GTTATCTCATTCCTAAAGGATGGAAAGCTTTAGTCTGGAACAGAAGTGTTCATATGGATCCCGAACTCTATGAAAACCCAAAACAGTTTGATCCTTCAAGATGGGat AATTATAAACCCAAACTAGGGAGTTTCATTCCATTCGGAGCAGGAGTTAGGGTTTGCCCTGGAAGTGCTCTGGCCAGACTTGAGATCAGCGCTTTCCTTCATTATCTTCTTCTCAACTACAC GGTGGAGCTAGTTAATCCAGATTGCCCTGTGACATATGTACCAACGGCAAGGCCTACAGATCTGGGTCTTGCGAGAATCATAAAAGTCACATAA